Genomic DNA from Cloeon dipterum chromosome 3, ieCloDipt1.1, whole genome shotgun sequence:
AAACGGCTTCTTCGAAATCCACTGTGGTTTTTGACGCTGCTTTCCGTCGATAAGATAGTATCCACCACAGCATTTCattcactttaatttttttggtatgtgtaccaaaatattattttacaccaAGCGTGcacttaaaatgcaaaaaatcaaaaaacgTTGTTTACTTGCTAGAAACAGGAAATTTCCGCCCCTTGATATCAAAGCGGAAGCAATGCGTAATGCCTGTGTTTACGCCTAAGATTTTGTTCCTAAAGAGTGCATAATCGGCACAACAATGATCCGTGCGAGCAGTCAAAGAGTTGAAGGGCAGGGGGGCTGAGTCACTTTGCTTGCCTCCCCTTTGGGCCGCGTGCCAAGGCGAATTTCTAAATCGGGCGCTCTCAGTTTGTGCGACAAACGCGAGCGAGCCGAACGACCCAACGCAACCTACATGGCCGACCCCCTGCTGGACCTGCTGGCGGCGCCGCCCGACTTGCTCTTCCAGCAGGTGGTTGCTGCAACCTGACCACCCCTCCAATCTCTCGAAAATTCTCAGCTGACGTTCgttttcttttgtatttttgcagTTTGCGGCGCTAGAGGGATTGAACTCGGGTGTACCAACCAGAACGACGCCCACCCTGACGCCCACTACCCTGAAGAGCATCGAGCAGACCTTCCTAGAGTTGCAGCCCCAACACACGAACCATTCAGCAGGCTTCGTGCCCCCGGTAGTCCACCACTCAAACCACGCAAGCACACGTAAGTTTAGTGCGGGTTTATTTTCGTTTAGCGCGACACTCTCTTCCTCGTAAacgccgctcgctcgcgcggGGCGGCTCTCCCTTTATAAGGCCGTCGAGTTGCTAATTAATTGGTTCGTTAATTATTCTGGCCCAATAAGGCAGGGAGGAATTTGAACCACCGTGTAAATTTACAGTTGCTTCAACATCGTTCTTAGATTAACACGCGTTAGTTAATTTGTTGCGTCACTTTCCTCAAGTTAAAGTACGTTTATTccccgattttttttaattacacgcGTTGTTCTTTTTTCTTAACTCGGGAAAATTTTAGTGGTTTTTGACTTATCCAGCTTCTCTATCTGTCTACAGTAAACAGCGGTGGTGGAACGGTGTTTGTCAACTCAGAGACCCTGAAACCGTATCAGCAGTCTCACATCTCTGGTCATCCATCGGCCCCAGCCAGTCCTGCCCTCAGTAACAGTCCAACACCGGCTCCAGCAGCCACAATGGCCAGAAGGAATGTTGGTGGTAGGCGGCCAAACAAGAACAGTAATGTAAGTAAAAAGAGAGTTACTAAATTTAAAGCTTACTCTGCCATAAATGAAACTGATAGTGGATTATACTTGATATTTCACAAGCTGTACTAGTCTTGCCTTTTTTGGAGTTCAATAAACCTAATTTACAGAGTCATGCAGTAACCAGTAATTGAACATAATTTACCGACGTAAATTTGGCACAGTGCTAATGGTTTTTTCCTCGTTTTGCAGTGTAGTCCCGAGGAGGAAGAAAAGAGGAAAGTCCGACGCGAAAGGAACAAGCTTGCTGCCGCCCGTTGTCGTAAGCGCAGGCTCGACGAAACCAACAGGTTAATCACAGAAACCGAGGGTCTGGAGGCCAAGAAGCAGGCCATGCAAACAGAAATCACGCAACTGAACCGTGCCAAGGAGGAGCTGGAGTTCCTGCTGGAGGCGCACGTACCTAACTGCAGGCGCCACGAAACTAGACGCCAGCCTCCCAGTTTGGTGCCTCGTCCGGCCCGGCCTTCAACCCTTGCAGTCACCCCTTCTTTTAAGAGCAGCGACCTGGGCTACAGCATCTCAACTCCCTCGACCGGCCTCAACTTCGACAGTCTCATAGCAGGCGGTACCGGCCTCACGCCGGTCGGCACCGACTTCACCCCAGTCAGCAACGGTCTCACGCCAGTCATCACGGGCCTCGCTCCCATCACCAGCCAGGCGAGGACAGGCCTGACTCCTATGGGGCCCGTCGCTGCCAGTGCCAGCCCAACGAAAGAAGCTGGAAGTCCGGAGGGAAGTGGGAGCCAAAAGTTTGTGGCCCTTTGATGGGGCGAGTGAGGATGTTTTGCTAAACAAGCACATACTAGTCGGGACTTTCATCTACAATTCGTTTCGCTATTTaatattaagatttttatGATGACTATGCAGACGATATTTTTTCGAATATGATTGTATACAAGTTGATTGTACTTTTGATACtcagataaattaaatctattgcaaattgtaattCCTTGTGTTTTTATTCATCAAAATGAATGACTTCAGCACATTCAAAAGATTTCTTGCAGTCGCAACAGGCTGCTAATCTTGCAACTTAGCTTTCTTGCCCTTCTTATATCGGGTTTTGGACTTACGATACCTAAGGGAAAGAGATTATAAATAATAGACATTGAAAAAGCTGAGAATCGACATTACCTCTTAGGCTCTTTTCTGGGAAGAAACGTAGCAGGGATCCTTTGGTGTTTCAAGCAGAGTGGAGTGACAACCTCTGGATCAATTTGAATGCTGTGTTCCTTCTCAACTACCAGCTTGTCATCTTGACTTTTGTAATCAAGACTCAGGTTGATAGAGGTGTGGTTGGGCAAAGGAGGCCCGTAAACATGGACGACAGCACCCTTTGGATTAACTCTCAACAGGAATCTGCCCTCTTGCAGATGCATAACCTCAGACAGCAACGAATGTAGGGCGCCTAAGGTTGCAACGCTATCAAATTCCTTTGCTCTAGCCTCTTTGGTAATCACTTTGAGGTCCTTGTGTTCAACTTGGACTACCTagaaatttagtaaattttaaaatcatttcactaataatattagtttttacTTCCAAAAAACTAGTCAAATTCACTAATGGGGTTAtagaaaattccaaacaattCGGAAAATATGTAATCAATTGGAATCAGAAAGGTTTTGTGGTATTTTTCAGGTACAAGCagtgattaataaaatgtggaaaatCATTTGAGTACATAATCCTGCACAGTATGAAGCAGAGTGGCAACTATAACAGcaaagctaaattttaaactaattttataaGTGTTTGaaggattattttaaaagataactAACCTTTAGTGTTTTGGCGTCCACTCTTGTTCTGAGAAGTAATGCCTCGGGCCGCAAGATCATAGACACCCAATCTTGAGTGAATTCAGCAAGATCCAGGGCTTCAGCTCCCAAATCAGGTTTGCGCTCCAGCTTCACTCCCATTTGTACAAACCTTGGTGGTTCTGCGGGCCCACCTTCAATAAACCCGTGACACTGGGACCTAACGAGAAGATTAATGGGGCACCCTTGTCGGCCCCAAGCTGAGTCAGCTGTTTTTGAGGCGACTTTATGCTCAAGGCACCACAGAGAGTAGACATGATTCCTGTTTGCATGGCCGctctaaaatacaaattaaggTTTAATAAACTGCAGAGtatcaagaaattaaacatACCTTGGCAGCAGAGTAGTCGACCAAATCCTGTGCGAAATCTGATTTGCATTGCTCCACACTCATTTTAGTAAAACTGTACAAAGAGttcgttaatttaatttgctcgaGTACATAGTCAAATTTATGTTCTTACTCAAAGTATTTTTCTCTGTAACTTAAGAATTCTCTCTTGGCAGCTTTTTTGGCAGCCCAGGTCATTTTCTTATAGACTCCAAGACTCTTTGCGGGCAAGGGCTTATCCATCACAATAAGTTTTCGCTCCCTTCCATCAGCATCTAATAACATCCAAGAAACAGTAAGTTATTTATTCAGTTGTGAGCTACATTATTTACAAACCTTTAATAATTCGAACAGTCAGCGGTACATCTGTTTCTTTCCCCGAAGCATTGATGAGCGCAAAAACCACACCAGGGCTGAGGATCACATCAGCAAAGTGCTTGCAAGCCAATCCTTCTGCCACCTTGTCGTCTCTCAGCTTGCTGCTGACTTTGACACAATTTAACTCTGGCTGAAGTATCAAATTCGCTCCCTCATTGATTTTTTGGCAAGAAGCAACTCGACCTGAAGAACACAGATGCTGTATAGGCTTCAAGTGAACTTCACTAGTCGCTGGCTTTTTCATGGGCAGCTCCTTGTGTAGACTAAAAGTCTGAAAAATACCGAGTacacaatttataaatttaaaaattgactaatTGACTTAACATACGTCATTTGAAGATTGAAGATTAGCTTCATCTTGTTTAGAAGCCAGCAGAGATGTGCCAATCTGAAGTAAGGCTTTGTTCACCAGTGGACGCTGGCCAGCCATTTCTTTGGCTAGCCATTCGTTGAACTCCTTTTGCTCAGCAACGACCAGCAGGTGCaattgttggaaaatttgcaaGCTTTGGCTGGTCACCTGACCGCTATACCTCGCAGAAAGATATGAGGCATGGTCAACGTTTGTCAGTGAGCTGTGTCGAGGGAATTGCAACTTCCTAAAGTACGGTTTGGTGGGTCCAGCATCAACACTATTACTTGCAGGAGGATGTGCCTGTGTCTTACAATTAGTAATAGTTGTTGTTTCTTTTGCTTCAGTGTTTGGATTTGGTTCTTTCTTCTTTATGAAAGAATCAAGAAACTTTCTGCACTCCTCCGATATTGGAACCTTTGTCGATTGATTCTTCAGCTTGTCCCTGTGaaacaagcaatttttaattacataatttaagCCCTTTCTGGAATAATATACgtggggaaaataaataaaaatattgaattttattcaccAAGACGATATctatcataattaattattgttataaagggattttcgtaattttaaatCGCAGGAAAAAAGAATCACGAACCAAGGAATCGAGTCAAAAAAGTCATCCACTAGATCCATTTTTCAGCTTTGCCTTGCACCTTACTCTTATACTTTGTTATATGTATCCCAAGTATTTACTTATTCAGTCAGGttgaattgtttgaattttacgaAGACAGATGAACAGATGATGAACTTGTTTTGATTTCCTCGccatgctttaaaacgaatgGGCGTGGTTCGTGGCTTGGTGGGGAGAGCCATCGACCGACTTCAGTGGCGGGAGCCTGTGTGCGGGAAAGTTGCgatgctaaaataaaaattaaaaacaactttaattttttcaatatgcGAATCATTTactataaaatattacaaatgttattaaaaacatttttattcaaatttcttgtTATATTAACAACTGAagattccaattttttatgttgatcGTGTTGACcataatatatacatatattatttatttcaaccttTCCTAATTTGCTGCCGAAATTTGgattattaattagaaatttcaactttgcaattattttggatGATCAGGGATcgttatataatttaaattaaaacaggaaGGTTAACGAAAGTTGAAACACGCAAATTCTTTGTAATGTGCGCATATTTGTTGCGTTGCATTCAGACTAGAACCCCTTTAAggatcaaaattcaaataaataacatatatctcaataattttttagcattcTTTAAAGTAATATGTGTACAATTAATTAGGTTAATAATTATAACTTTGTTGATTTCTATGAAGTCAGATTGCTCATTTCAGACGGCCAAGAAACTAAACAAAACTTTGACACAAACGCACACACAAAGTACAAAACTCACGACTAGtgcgctggaaattaatttgcaagtgCTTTGAGGCGGCAGGAAACGGCGCGTGCACCGGGCATTGACCTCTCATATACCCGCCCGCGTGCGCACCCTAACTTTGGCAAAGCGCCCACTTTCCCAACGGAAAGTCCCCCATAGCTTGGAGGCAACCGGAAATTGAAGACAGCTTCTTCTGCTCGAGCTCTCGGCCCTTAAAAGGAGATATTCAACTCGCGACTCACTGAGTTTGATATTGAGTCCAGGCTCAAGAGGCCTTTGAAAATGCAGAGAGTTTGTGCGTagtaataacaaataaaatgtgaagTGTAATTCCAATAGATCGTCAttacaacaaaattcaaaaggttACAATAAATGGAGACATCATGTGTGTCATGTTGCTtcttttgtattcattttgtGGAGAATAAATCTTTACTAACACTCCTTTACTTTTGATATTTGACTGATAGATGAAACCTATAAATGAAAGAAAACACCGAACTCGTCTTAACTGTACAACATGAAAATTCAAGTTCAAGAGCCCAACGAAAAtaacgaattttaaaaatctgctcaTCTAGTAAATTCAGAGGAAAaggaataatttaagtttccataactgcaattttatttatgttatttctgatcatatttcaattttttctaaaattaaattgacaacCAGCCCATTGGCTCGCTTTAAGACATTCTTCATAGTGTCAAGGGAAATTTGAGCATATCGGGGATCGGGGGTCATACTGGCCAAATGGGCTGgtaggcgcaccggcgccaaCTTGCCACTTGCTGGTGTTCGCTCTCTCCTGCGGCTTtatagggacaaatgtctggcatttcaataaaaggcctcggtgcggggaggcgaaaagatggtcAAATTGGGttcaagctcctctgcggccactccgGTCCCATATTATTCGCTAGACGGTGTCCCatgggatgtgctgagcagaggcaAAATAGCATGAAAAATATACTTATGAACACAAGCCAATGTAGCTTCTGTCAAGTtctctttataaaaaatatatattgattttttgtaggGAGGTATGAGGCAGAGTTGACCTGTTGaaaccataatttttaatataaatcatcAGAAATTGGTTGCTTCATCTTTTGAAAAGCTCCAAAAAGTGCCAATTAAGATGTTGTACGTGCGAAAACTTGACGTTCCATGTGGGCGGCTGGTGCAAAACTTTTATCTGGGGGTGAGAGCAGCAGCACCCCGGCGCTGTGCAGCCGAGGCGAGCACCATCTATGCCATCGGACGAGAAGGTGTGCAAGGGTTGCGGCGACGGCGGGCAGGGCGTGCGGCGAGCGCAGCCGGGCAAGCAGGCAGCCGACCGCCGGAGC
This window encodes:
- the kay gene encoding transcription factor kayak isoform X3, whose protein sequence is MADPLLDLLAAPPDLLFQQFAALEGLNSGVPTRTTPTLTPTTLKSIEQTFLELQPQHTNHSAGFVPPVVHHSNHASTLNSGGGTVFVNSETLKPYQQSHISGHPSAPASPALSNSPTPAPAATMARRNVGGRRPNKNSNCSPEEEEKRKVRRERNKLAAARCRKRRLDETNRLITETEGLEAKKQAMQTEITQLNRAKEELEFLLEAHVPNCRRHETRRQPPSLVPRPARPSTLAVTPSFKSSDLGYSISTPSTGLNFDSLIAGGTGLTPVGTDFTPVSNGLTPVITGLAPITSQARTGLTPMGPVAASASPTKEAGSPEGSGSQKFVAL
- the kay gene encoding transcription factor kayak isoform X1, translated to MFESGLQDKMPPGFLATLATVASVEIKRETFSPPASLQFAALEGLNSGVPTRTTPTLTPTTLKSIEQTFLELQPQHTNHSAGFVPPVVHHSNHASTLNSGGGTVFVNSETLKPYQQSHISGHPSAPASPALSNSPTPAPAATMARRNVGGRRPNKNSNCSPEEEEKRKVRRERNKLAAARCRKRRLDETNRLITETEGLEAKKQAMQTEITQLNRAKEELEFLLEAHVPNCRRHETRRQPPSLVPRPARPSTLAVTPSFKSSDLGYSISTPSTGLNFDSLIAGGTGLTPVGTDFTPVSNGLTPVITGLAPITSQARTGLTPMGPVAASASPTKEAGSPEGSGSQKFVAL
- the kay gene encoding transcription factor kayak isoform X2 is translated as MSCLLPVTQCFATTPFLDEYSTMISDFSYTPSLENKLFAALEGLNSGVPTRTTPTLTPTTLKSIEQTFLELQPQHTNHSAGFVPPVVHHSNHASTLNSGGGTVFVNSETLKPYQQSHISGHPSAPASPALSNSPTPAPAATMARRNVGGRRPNKNSNCSPEEEEKRKVRRERNKLAAARCRKRRLDETNRLITETEGLEAKKQAMQTEITQLNRAKEELEFLLEAHVPNCRRHETRRQPPSLVPRPARPSTLAVTPSFKSSDLGYSISTPSTGLNFDSLIAGGTGLTPVGTDFTPVSNGLTPVITGLAPITSQARTGLTPMGPVAASASPTKEAGSPEGSGSQKFVAL
- the LOC135940250 gene encoding uncharacterized protein LOC135940250; the protein is MDLVDDFFDSIPWDKLKNQSTKVPISEECRKFLDSFIKKKEPNPNTEAKETTTITNCKTQAHPPASNSVDAGPTKPYFRKLQFPRHSSLTNVDHASYLSARYSGQVTSQSLQIFQQLHLLVVAEQKEFNEWLAKEMAGQRPLVNKALLQIGTSLLASKQDEANLQSSNDTFSLHKELPMKKPATSEVHLKPIQHLCSSGRVASCQKINEGANLILQPELNCVKVSSKLRDDKVAEGLACKHFADVILSPGVVFALINASGKETDVPLTVRIIKDADGRERKLIVMDKPLPAKSLGVYKKMTWAAKKAAKREFLSYREKYFDFTKMSVEQCKSDFAQDLVDYSAAKSGHANRNHVYSLWCLEHKVASKTADSAWGRQGCPINLLVRSQCHGFIEGGPAEPPRFVQMGVKLERKPDLGAEALDLAEFTQDWVSMILRPEALLLRTRVDAKTLKVVQVEHKDLKVITKEARAKEFDSVATLGALHSLLSEVMHLQEGRFLLRVNPKGAVVHVYGPPLPNHTSINLSLDYKSQDDKLVVEKEHSIQIDPEVVTPLCLKHQRIPATFLPRKEPKRYRKSKTRYKKGKKAKLQD